The genomic stretch GCGCCATCCTCGGGCGCAACGGACAAACGCTGCCCGCCGTGCGCGGCGGCGTGTTCGATCGCGAGTCGCAGCCGTTCCAGCAACCGCTCCCGCAACCCCCGAAAGTACGCCACCGCGTCGTCCAACCCCGCAGAGCGCGCGTAGCGCACGAGCGGCTCGACCAACCACTGCTCCGTCGGCGTCAGGCGAGGCCGCAACGTCCCGGCACGCAACGCGAGGCCGAGATACTGCAGACTGGACGGCACGTGCCGTCGGTTGACGAGCGAAGCCGCCGTCATGGTTTCGTGGATACCCTCCGGACTCTCTTCCGTGCCGTACGCACCGACGGCTCGTCCGACCGCGAAGACGTGTCGCGCCAACTCCAGCGATCGCCCGTCCGACGCACGCGCCAGAATCTCCTCGACCTCCAGCGGAGCGAAAGCACCTCGCGCGTCGACCGCGAGGAGTTGTCCCAAGAGATTGGATACGAGGTTGATCAAGGCTTTGTCGAACTCGAGCCGCGTCGGCCTCGCCGGCCCCGCGTCTTCGACCGACGCGCCACGCCCCGCGAGCACGGCGACGGTCCGGCGGCGGACGTGCGCGTCGCCGCCACCCACCTTCGTGTGCCCGGCGGGACCGGGGCGATAGACGGCGTCGCCGCCGGAACCCTCGCGCACGCCCGTCTGCATCGTCACACCGCGGAGAAATCGTCCGAGCAGCTTTTCGAGGTAATCGGGCCAAAGCGGCGGGAGGCGCCCGAAGACCGCGGCCTCCTCCAGCTTCTCCCCACAGACGAGGCGCAGGCGTTGGAAATAGATGCCGTTCGGGGCGAGCAACACGGCGGGCAGCCACGCGTCCGCCCGCTCCAGTCCGAAGCGCGCGTGCCCTTCGCAGACGAACTCGACGAAATGCGTGACGAACTCGAGCAGTTGATCCGGATTGCAGGTCACGATCACGACCTCGGGCACCGCACCGAGTGCGAGCCGGTCGACGAGATTGCCGCCGAGCACCGTTCGGCCTTCGAGGCGCCTTTCGGCCCCGTCGGCCGTGCGCAACCGCAGGCCTCCTGCGGCATGCATCGCGCGCGACGACGAAGATCCGGGTCGGTCGAGAAACACGATGGAGCCGTCCAGCCGTCCGGAGAGTCCCGTGAGATGGTGGAAGAAGCCCACACCGAGAGCACCGGCCGGCAAGATGCCGACCGATCCTCGCACCAAGGCGGTCGTGCGCGCATCTTTCATCGTCGTCCGCGACGGCGTCCGGTTGCCGCCGAGTACGAGCCTGCCGATGCGGTGGTCACTTGCCCATGTACCAGAACGCCCGTCGCCAGTTGTGCCGACGCAAGCGTACGAGCAACTCCGGCGACAGGTCACCGAGATCGGAGACAGAACAATTCAACGCCGCCTGCATGGCGTTGCGCATGCCCGGGATGACGACGCTGACGGCCGGATGCGCGAGGATGAACTTCAGTGCGACCTGCGGCAGCGTGTAATCGCTCGCACGCAAGTCCTCCCGGATCGCCTCCACCCGGCGGATGGCACGCGCAAGACGATCGCCGGCGAAGTAGTTGCGCCGGAAATCGCCCTCCGGGAATGTCGTCGCTTCGGTGAACTTGCCGGTCAGGACGCCTTCGTCGAACGGCACGCGCACGATCACGGCCACGCCGTGTTCCTTCGCGACGTCGAGCAACTCCGCCGCCGGTTCCTGCTCGAAGAGGTTGTAGATCAACTGCACCGCATCCACCCAGCCCCCGCGGATCAGATCGATCACGCAATTCTGGTCGTGCTCCGGCGTGGAGACCCCGACCCAGCGGATCAACCCTTCGGACTGGAGTTTGCGCAGCGTCGCGAGCGGCCGCGGGTCGCGGTTCCACGCTCGCGTCCACGTGTGCAGTTGGAGCAGGTCGATGCAAGAGGTCCCGAGCATGCGGCACCGTTCCTCGACGTTGTTCCGCAGGTAGGTTTCGGAGTAGCGTTCGTCCGCTTTACAATGCGGCGAAGGCGGCCATGCGCCGGGCGCGGGCGGAGTCTTCGTCGCCACGATCACCGACTCTCGGCCCCATCTGCCGTCCAAGACGCGGGCGATCGTCTTCTCGCTGCGTCCGTTTCCGTAACCGGCCGCCGTGTCGACGAAAGTCACCCCCAGATCCAGCGCGCGCTGCAGCGCAGCGACCGAGTCGCTCTCGGCCTGCGCGCCCCAACTCCCGCCGATGGCCCAACCTCCGAAGCCGACCTCCGACACGTGCACCCCGGTCTTGCCGAATTCACGCAGTTTCATCGCCCGAGACTATCCTGCCGCTCCACTGTCGGGAAAACAACGAACTGCCCGGCAACCGACGAATTTGCTCTCGATCGCAGGCGATACGTAACCCGGGTCGTAATTCGCCCATCCGCAGCCTTGAGCATTCCGGGGAATCGCTCTATCAGCAGTGCCATTGTTCGTGATGAAAGGATTCCAGAAAGCCTATCTGCGTGCTCTTGGTAAGACCCTCGACCCGACGGTCATCGTCGGCAAGGGAGGTCTCACCCCCGAGGTGATGCGCGAAGTTCACCGCGCCTTCGACCGCCAAGAGCTGATCAAAGTGAAATTCACCGCCTTCAAACTGAAGGACGAGAAAGACGAGATGGCCGAAAGCATCGCTCTCCAGACCGACGCTTTCATGGCCGGCATGGTCGGCCACACCGCTCTCTTCTACAAAGTGGCCTCCGATCCGAAGCGCCGGCTCATCTCCGTGCCTGCGGCCCCCGAGGAAGAACTCGTGGGTGCCGGCAGCGGAGGCGGCAAACTGCTTCAACGCGTAGCCGGCAAGTAGAGCGGCGCGTAGCGCTCTTCCAAGTAGCGCATCAGGTGGACGGGCGAGAGGTCCTCGCCCGTCACTTTGCGTACCAAGGCCCGAGTGTCGAAACGCCGCCCGTGCGCGTGGACCTCGGCTCGGAGCCAACCGAGCAATCGACCAAACTCCCCGCGGGCGAAGTCCTCCTCCAAATCGGGCATCGCCTTCAAAGCCGCGAACCAAAGCTGGGCGGCCATCATGTTCCCCAACGTGTAGCTCGGAAAATAGCCGAACGCCCCTCCCGACCAGTGCACGTCCTGCAACACCCCGTGTGCATCGTCCTCGGGAATCAGACCGAGCAATCGCCGCGACAGATCGTTCCATGCCGCGGGTAGTTCCGCCACCTCCAAACCACCGTCGAACAGCCGTCGCTCGATCTCGAATCGCAGAATGACGTGCAGGTTGTAGGTTACCTCGTCGGCCTCCACCCGAATGGGCTCCCGCGCCACGCTGTTGACCGCCAACATCAGATCCGCCGACGACCAATCCGCCAGACGATCGCCGAAACGAGCCCTGTAAGCGCCTTCGAAGAAGGTCCAAAACGCCCGTCCGCGCCCTACCTGGTTCTCCCACAGCCGGCTCTGCGACTCGTGCACCGCCATGCCGACCGCGGACCCCAACGGAGTACCGAGCCACTCCCTCGGAAGTCCTTGCTCGTACATCCCGTGACCAGCCTCGTGGATGGCGCCGTAGAGCGAACTCAACGGATCGTCCCCCGAAAACCGCGTAGTCAGGCGCGTGTCCGCACCGTCCCCCGAGCAAAACGGGTGTACCGCCACGTCGATGCGCCCACGCGTGAAATCGAATCCGAGCCGCCCCACCACCTCCCGCAAGAACGACTCCTGCTCGGCCACTGCGAAGCCCTTCATCTCCGCCTTCCGCGAGATCACCCCCGCTCCGAGGATACGCTCCACGAACGGAACGACCGACGCCCGCAACTCACCAAAGACCTTCGTCACGTAGTCCGCCGTCAAACCCGGATCGTGCTTGTCGAGAAGGTAATCGTAAACGCGGTCACCGAACCCCATCAGCGTCGCCTCCTCGCGCGCCATGTTCACCTGACGTCTCAGGTACGGTGCGAACGCAGCGAAGTCCGAATCCTTCCGCGCACCGCACCACGCATGAAACGCCTCGCTGTCGAGCGCCGCCTTGGCTGCCACGAACTCCGCCGGCAACCGTCTAGCCCGATCGTAATCGCGACGAGCGAGCATCACTTGGCGGCGCGACGCTTCGTCGAGTTCGCCCGAAGCGGCTTCCAGCTCCGCCAACGCATCACCGATCCCAGGATCCACCGCCGCTCGATGGTGCAGCTCCGCGAGCGTCGCACTTTGAGCCGCTCGGCGTGCGCTGGAAGCGGTAGGCAAATTCACCTGCTCATCCCAACTCAGCAAAGAAAACACCGACCCTATGCGATCCGCATGCTGGAGCAGCCGAACAAGTTTCCCGTAGGGTGCCTCTGTCATCGGCACATGCTCCGAGGTCGCTCCACGCGTTGCAAGCACCTGATGGGGAACAACCCACGCGCGAAGCAATCTTGGAGATACGACGCTCCCCTCGGCCGATCCGCACCGGGTGATTCCTGTTGCCAACACCACGGCGATTTTCCTCTTTCGCCCGTTGCGCGACTCGCCTCGAGCAGCGCGCTCTCAACCAGACAAGCCATGAAATCCAAGAACGTTCGAACCCTCCTTCGCTCCTCGGTCGCCACGGCGGCCGCGGTCGTGATGCTCGGCCTCACTGCGCAGGCCGATGTCGTTGAAACCACCGGTGGATCGGTCATCCAAGGCCGCGTACTCTCGACCGACGGCGGCGTCGTCAAAGTCGAGACCGACTTCGCCGGCGTGATCGAAATCAAGCAGGCCGAAGTGAAGAGCATCGTCACGGACAAACCCGTCTTCGTGCAACTCGCCGACGGCAACACCGTCCAAGGTCGCATCGAAAAGGCAGGCGAGGCGCTCCGCGTCACCGGTACCACCGGTGCCATGCAAACGCAGACCGGCTCCATCGCCCACATCTGGCAGCCCGGCGACAAGAGCCCGGCCGAACGCGCCGCCGACGCCCTCCGTCGTCGCTGGGTGTACGAAGCCGCCCTCGATCTCAACGGCAAGAAGGGCAACTCCGACCGCCTCTTCTTCGGCCTCTCGGGCAAAGCCACCCTCCAAGGCGAAGCCGATCGCCTCTTCTTCTACGGCGCCTACGCCAAGGCCGAGGACAACGACCTCACCTCCCAAGACGAGCTCAAGCTCGGCGGCGACTACTCCAACTTCTTCACCGACAAGATGTCTTGGTACGTCCGCACCGAACTCGGTTACGACAAGACCAAGGCGCTCGATCTCCGCTCCCAGAGCGCTGCCGGTATGGGATACACCGCGATCAAGAACGCCAACCAGAGCCTCGAACTCCGCGGCGGTCTCAGCTATCGCTTCGAGAACTACTCCGTGGGAGACGACTTCGACTCCATCGGCCTCGATCTTGGTCTGCTCCACAGCTACGTTTTCACGTGGGGTAAGATGACCAACTCCATCACCCTCACCCCGTCCTTCGACGACTTCGCCAACTACGTGCTCATCCACGAGTCGGCTCTCGAGCTTCCCGTCGCCTCCGGCCAGTCTTGGAAACTGCGCCTCGGCCTCAAGAACGACTACACCAGTGAGCCGCCCCTCGGCCTCAAGAAGCACGACTGGAGCTACTTCACCCAGCTCGTCTACAGCTGGAAGTAAACGCCGTCGTCCTTCCGTTCCGACGATCACCGAACGCCTGCCTCGCGAGGGGCAGGCGTTCTTCGTTTCCGCCTGCACGCCACGCTCAACGGAACATCGTCCCACGCCGAAACCA from Opitutales bacterium ASA1 encodes the following:
- a CDS encoding aldo/keto reductase, which produces MKLREFGKTGVHVSEVGFGGWAIGGSWGAQAESDSVAALQRALDLGVTFVDTAAGYGNGRSEKTIARVLDGRWGRESVIVATKTPPAPGAWPPSPHCKADERYSETYLRNNVEERCRMLGTSCIDLLQLHTWTRAWNRDPRPLATLRKLQSEGLIRWVGVSTPEHDQNCVIDLIRGGWVDAVQLIYNLFEQEPAAELLDVAKEHGVAVIVRVPFDEGVLTGKFTEATTFPEGDFRRNYFAGDRLARAIRRVEAIREDLRASDYTLPQVALKFILAHPAVSVVIPGMRNAMQAALNCSVSDLGDLSPELLVRLRRHNWRRAFWYMGK
- the yhbY gene encoding ribosome assembly RNA-binding protein YhbY; its protein translation is MKGFQKAYLRALGKTLDPTVIVGKGGLTPEVMREVHRAFDRQELIKVKFTAFKLKDEKDEMAESIALQTDAFMAGMVGHTALFYKVASDPKRRLISVPAAPEEELVGAGSGGGKLLQRVAGK
- a CDS encoding carboxypeptidase M32, which gives rise to MTEAPYGKLVRLLQHADRIGSVFSLLSWDEQVNLPTASSARRAAQSATLAELHHRAAVDPGIGDALAELEAASGELDEASRRQVMLARRDYDRARRLPAEFVAAKAALDSEAFHAWCGARKDSDFAAFAPYLRRQVNMAREEATLMGFGDRVYDYLLDKHDPGLTADYVTKVFGELRASVVPFVERILGAGVISRKAEMKGFAVAEQESFLREVVGRLGFDFTRGRIDVAVHPFCSGDGADTRLTTRFSGDDPLSSLYGAIHEAGHGMYEQGLPREWLGTPLGSAVGMAVHESQSRLWENQVGRGRAFWTFFEGAYRARFGDRLADWSSADLMLAVNSVAREPIRVEADEVTYNLHVILRFEIERRLFDGGLEVAELPAAWNDLSRRLLGLIPEDDAHGVLQDVHWSGGAFGYFPSYTLGNMMAAQLWFAALKAMPDLEEDFARGEFGRLLGWLRAEVHAHGRRFDTRALVRKVTGEDLSPVHLMRYLEERYAPLYLPATR